From the genome of Buchnera aphidicola (Muscaphis stroyani), one region includes:
- the pyrH gene encoding UMP kinase produces MSNKKNPVYRRILLKISGESFQGDNKFGIDVNTVKKLAQEIKFISQLGVQVSLVIGSGNLFRGGILCKSGINLVTSHHIGILSTIINSLAMKDAMHSISTKTYLMSAIPINGICNIYNWEQAISLLSKNVIVIFSAGIGSPCFTTDSAACLRGIETRSDIVLKGTKVDGVYSSDPKKDKKAILYRHLKYKDVLKKELKVMDLSAFILARDHNLPIRVFNINKKGNLYRIIIGKNEGTLIHS; encoded by the coding sequence ATGTCTAATAAAAAAAATCCAGTTTACCGACGTATTTTATTAAAAATCAGTGGAGAATCTTTTCAAGGAGATAACAAATTTGGAATTGATGTAAATACTGTAAAAAAATTAGCACAAGAAATTAAATTTATATCTCAACTGGGAGTTCAAGTAAGTTTAGTAATCGGAAGTGGAAATTTATTTCGTGGAGGAATATTATGTAAATCAGGAATTAACTTAGTCACATCTCATCATATAGGCATTTTATCCACAATAATTAATAGTTTAGCTATGAAGGATGCAATGCATTCTATTTCAACTAAAACTTATTTAATGTCAGCTATTCCAATAAATGGAATATGTAACATATATAACTGGGAACAAGCTATCAGTTTATTATCTAAAAATGTTATAGTAATTTTTTCTGCTGGTATAGGAAGCCCTTGTTTTACAACTGATTCTGCCGCTTGTTTACGTGGCATTGAAACTCGATCTGATATTGTCTTAAAAGGAACAAAAGTAGATGGAGTTTATTCATCAGATCCTAAAAAAGATAAGAAAGCAATTTTATATCGGCATTTGAAATATAAAGATGTTTTAAAAAAAGAACTCAAAGTAATGGATCTATCAGCTTTTATACTTGCCCGCGATCACAATTTACCCATTCGAGTATTTAATATCAATAAAAAAGGAAATTTATATCGAATCATAATTGGCAAAAACGAAGGTACACTGATTCATTCTTAA
- the frr gene encoding ribosome recycling factor yields MINQIKINTNKKMEVCVQTFQNYVNNLRTGRASPAFLNSICVEYFGSQVPLRQISNIVVEDYHTLKVNVFDHSIIPVVVKSILNSNLGLNPIVNNEDIRIPVPALTEERRKHLIKVIRSNAEQSRICVRKIRRDANEKISNFLKNKVISSDEERISENYIQKITDKYIQKIDLILLKKNKELMSF; encoded by the coding sequence GTGATTAATCAGATTAAGATAAATACTAATAAAAAAATGGAAGTGTGCGTTCAGACTTTTCAAAACTATGTAAATAATCTTAGAACTGGAAGAGCATCTCCAGCGTTTCTTAACAGTATTTGTGTTGAATATTTTGGCTCTCAAGTTCCTTTGCGTCAAATATCTAATATAGTAGTGGAAGATTATCATACTTTAAAAGTTAATGTTTTTGATCATTCAATTATACCAGTAGTAGTGAAGTCTATTTTAAATTCGAATCTTGGTTTAAATCCCATTGTAAATAATGAAGACATTCGAATTCCAGTACCAGCGCTGACTGAAGAGAGGAGAAAGCATCTTATTAAAGTAATACGAAGCAATGCAGAGCAGAGTCGAATTTGTGTTCGAAAAATTAGGAGGGATGCTAATGAAAAAATTAGTAATTTTTTAAAAAATAAAGTTATTAGTTCAGATGAAGAGCGTATTTCAGAAAATTATATTCAAAAAATAACAGATAAATACATTCAAAAAATTGATTTGATTTTATTAAAAAAAAATAAAGAATTAATGAGCTTTTAG